In Desulfuromonas acetoxidans DSM 684, one genomic interval encodes:
- a CDS encoding hybrid sensor histidine kinase/response regulator: MDEQQLLIMLREAFKEEALERLTSLSSCLVQLERVEDGMADSEPLEVAFREAHSLKGAARSVSLSDIESLCQTLESVLSQVKKGQCALQTDDFDLLHNCVRVMEAFLDHFSTTQEADYRKQVAPLISQLQQLCEPCRKADKAVVSQPEDQALSGVEASAVETSDPPETDNAAGPEVLPAAPAESTDRTAPSTTIKEGTLRVATHHLDSVMQKAESLITLKLTVSERHHESLGMAQVFELWHKDWNQMAPQLRRLQNRSEDLHCEDAQRAMEGLLGYLERTHNALQNLESQVARQQQRLLQDKATTATLIDELLEEVKEIIMVPFANLSASFPRTVRELARIQGKEVDLLVEGDDTEIDKRILEMLSSPLTHLIRNAIDHGIELPQTRLAAGKPAKARLQISLTRTQGGRVEVRICDDGAGIDLDRVRAQAVDRQLLTAQAAAELSDEEAAWLIFNSGLSTSSMITEISGRGLGMAIVKEKVEDLGGHLHVETSQGQGTCFKLHIPVSLAVFKGILIQARGVELIVPTVMVERVLKVSRQSIRTVENREVVCVDGENVSLVNLGGLLAITDRPITQTDQIHVVVVHDSEQRIGFVVDEVDGEYELLVKGLGEQLRHVRFFSGASVLGDGRVVPVLDARDLLSAPMESAGRIRNDNSDQQTPRRILAVDDSITSRMLIKNILEAAGYLVTTAIDGEDAFTKLTAGAFDLVVSDVEMPQLDGFGLTTRIRATESVQEIPVVLVTSLESAEDKEKGIVAGANAYIVKRSFDQSNLLDTIQRLI, translated from the coding sequence ATGGATGAGCAGCAACTGCTGATAATGCTCCGCGAGGCCTTCAAGGAGGAGGCCCTTGAGCGGCTGACCAGCCTGTCGTCCTGCCTGGTGCAACTGGAGCGGGTGGAGGATGGGATGGCTGACAGCGAACCTCTTGAGGTGGCTTTTCGTGAAGCGCACAGTCTCAAGGGCGCGGCGCGGTCTGTGTCGCTGAGCGATATCGAGTCGTTGTGCCAGACCCTCGAAAGCGTGTTGTCGCAGGTTAAAAAAGGTCAGTGTGCCCTGCAGACGGATGATTTTGATCTGTTGCACAATTGTGTGCGGGTGATGGAGGCGTTTCTCGACCATTTTTCCACCACCCAGGAAGCTGATTACCGAAAACAGGTGGCTCCGCTCATCAGCCAGTTGCAGCAGTTATGTGAACCCTGCAGGAAAGCGGATAAAGCGGTTGTCTCTCAGCCCGAGGATCAGGCGCTGTCTGGCGTTGAAGCTAGTGCTGTTGAGACTTCCGATCCGCCAGAGACAGATAATGCTGCTGGGCCCGAAGTTCTCCCTGCAGCCCCTGCCGAATCAACCGATCGAACGGCCCCATCCACGACAATCAAAGAGGGGACGTTACGGGTCGCCACCCATCACCTTGACAGTGTGATGCAAAAGGCGGAAAGCCTGATTACCCTGAAGTTGACCGTGTCCGAACGCCATCATGAAAGTTTGGGGATGGCCCAGGTATTTGAGCTCTGGCACAAAGATTGGAATCAGATGGCGCCCCAGTTGCGTCGTTTGCAGAACCGTTCCGAGGATCTGCACTGCGAAGATGCGCAACGGGCCATGGAGGGCTTGCTCGGCTATCTTGAGCGGACCCACAACGCTCTGCAGAACCTCGAAAGCCAGGTTGCCCGCCAGCAACAACGCTTGCTCCAGGATAAAGCCACCACCGCCACCTTGATTGATGAACTGTTGGAAGAGGTCAAGGAGATCATCATGGTGCCGTTTGCCAATTTGTCGGCCAGCTTTCCCCGGACTGTGCGTGAGCTGGCGAGGATTCAGGGCAAAGAGGTTGATCTGCTGGTGGAGGGCGATGATACTGAAATTGACAAGCGGATACTCGAAATGCTCTCATCGCCGTTGACACATTTGATCCGTAACGCGATTGATCACGGTATTGAGCTGCCCCAGACCCGTTTGGCTGCCGGTAAGCCGGCCAAGGCGCGGTTGCAGATCTCTCTGACACGGACTCAGGGTGGCCGCGTCGAAGTGCGAATCTGCGATGATGGTGCTGGGATCGATCTTGACCGGGTGCGCGCTCAGGCCGTTGACAGGCAGTTGCTCACTGCGCAGGCTGCTGCCGAATTGAGTGATGAGGAGGCGGCATGGCTGATATTCAACTCCGGGCTGTCGACCAGTTCCATGATCACCGAGATCTCCGGGCGCGGTTTGGGGATGGCGATTGTTAAGGAGAAGGTCGAGGATCTTGGTGGCCACCTGCATGTTGAGACGAGCCAAGGTCAGGGGACCTGCTTTAAGTTGCATATCCCGGTGAGTCTGGCAGTGTTCAAGGGCATCCTTATTCAGGCCCGCGGCGTTGAACTGATTGTGCCGACCGTTATGGTGGAGCGGGTGCTTAAGGTCTCCCGCCAGTCCATCCGCACAGTGGAAAACCGTGAAGTGGTCTGTGTTGATGGTGAAAACGTGTCTCTGGTCAATCTCGGAGGGCTGTTGGCGATCACTGATCGCCCCATCACTCAGACGGATCAGATCCATGTGGTTGTGGTGCATGACAGTGAGCAACGGATCGGTTTTGTCGTTGATGAGGTTGATGGTGAATATGAACTGCTGGTCAAGGGACTCGGTGAACAGTTGCGCCATGTCCGTTTTTTCTCCGGTGCATCCGTGTTGGGAGATGGTCGGGTGGTGCCGGTTCTTGATGCTCGCGACTTGCTGTCCGCGCCCATGGAGAGTGCCGGGCGAATTCGCAATGACAATAGCGATCAACAGACACCACGGCGGATTCTTGCGGTTGACGATTCCATTACGTCACGCATGTTGATCAAAAATATTCTCGAAGCTGCCGGTTATCTGGTGACCACTGCTATTGACGGTGAAGATGCCTTTACCAAGCTGACGGCTGGGGCGTTTGATCTGGTGGTCAGTGATGTGGAGATGCCGCAGCTTGACGGATTCGGCCTCACCACACGGATCAGGGCGACAGAGAGTGTGCAGGAGATTCCGGTGGTGCTGGTCACTAGCCTTGAGTCGGCGGAAGACAAAGAAAAAGGGATTGTCGCCGGAGCCAATGCCTATATTGTTAAACGAAGCTTTGATCAGAGTAATCTGCTTGATACAATACAGCGGTTGATTTAG